The genomic segment CGGCACCTTGAACGTGTCGGCGGCCAATGCCGGTATCGGGCTGGGCGCGCTGCTCGGTAGCGGTGCCATCGAGCGCTGGGGCCTGGGCTCGCTGGGCATGGTGGCTGCCGGCGTGGCGCTGCTGGCGATAGCAGCGGGGCGGCTGTTGCGGCGTGCGGAGGAACCATGAAAAAGCCCGGGCATCTGCATGCCCGGGCTCGTTCATCCACGCAGGGCGTGGATCTACTTCACTTCTGCGTCGGCCGGGGTGAAGCGCGGCATCGCTGCAGCGGCGCCTTCCTTCTCGGTCGAACGGCCAGCGAACTGGTTGGCGAAGCGCACATGGCGCGCGAACGGGGCATCGGCCACCTGCGCCAGCGACGCGGCCAGCGCACCGTTGAAGGCATCGCCGGCACCGGTGGTGTCGATCGCCTGCACCTGTTCGGCACCCACGCGGTAGTACGGCTGGGTATCGCCGCGCAGGTTTTCTTCGGCATGCGAGACGAACACGCCCACCGAACCCAGGGTCACCACCACCGTACCGTTGCCGACCAGCTTGCGGCACAGCGCGTGCAGGCTGGCACCGTCCAGCGCGGCAACGTCGTTGGCGTCCACGCGCTCACCGACGTGGCGGCCGAGCAGGGCGGCGAACTCGGTCTCGTTCGGGGTGATCACATCGGCCAGCTTGAGCAGGCCGATGGTCGAGGGGGCATCGGCCGGCGCGGTGTTGAGCACGGTGGTGACACCGGCCTCGCGCGCGGTGGCCAGCGCCGCTTCGATGGTCGGCACCGGCGATTCCAGCTGCACCAGCACCACCTTGGCGCCGGTCAGCAGCGCCTGCTGCTGGTGCAGGAAGTCGGTGCTGAGCGCGGCATTGGCGCCCGGGCCGATCACGATGGTGTTGCGGCCGCGGGCGTCGACGTAGATGCCCGCGGTGCCGGTCGGCTCGCTGCTGGCTTCGGCGATCAGCCCGAAACCGTCGTGCGCGGCCAGTTCGCGTGCCGTGGCGCCACCGGCGTCATCGCCCAGCGCGCACACGAAGTGCGTGTCGGCGCCGGCGCGGCAGGCCGCCACGGCCTGGTTGAAGCCCTTGCCACCGGGGCCGGTGCTGTAGCGGCCGGCAATGGTCGCACCCGGTGCCGGCAGCGACTCGCACCGCCACACGTGATCGACATTGAAGGAACCGACGACAACGACACTGCTGCTCATAGGGAATCTTTTCTCAACCAAGGGTTCAACTGAAGTGCGTCAGCACGCCGGCGATGGTCGCCGTCATGAAGGTGGCAATGGTACCGCCCAGCACCGCGCGCAGGCCGAACTTGGCCAGGTCGTGGCGACGTTCCGGGGCCAGGCCACCGATGCCGCCGATCTGGATCGCGATCGAGCTGAAGTTGGCGAAGCCGCACAGCGCGTAGGTGGCGATCAGGCGGCCCTCGTCGGACAGGCTCACGCCGGCCACCTGGCCGTTCACGATCTGCGACAGCTCGGTGTAGGCGACGAATTCGTTGATCACGACCTTCTGGCCGATCAGCGAACCGACGGTGGTGGCATCGGCCCACGGCGTGCCGATCACCCAGGCGATCGGGGCCAGCACGTAACCGAAGATGGTCGACAGGTTGGTCGGCTTGCCGATCGCGGCCGCCAGGCCGGTCACATCGCCGAGCCAGGTCAGCGGGGCGTTCAGCAGCGCGATCAGGGCGATGAAGGCCAGCAGCATCGCGCCGATGTTCAGCGCCAGCTTCAGGCCGTCACCGGCGCCGGCCGCGGCCGCATCGATGATGTTGCTGGAGGTCTTCTCCACTTCCATCTTCACCGTGCCGCGGGTCAGCGGGGTGCCGGTTTCCGGAATCAGCAGCTTGGCCACGACCAGGGTGGCCGGTGCGGCCATGATGCTGGCCGCCAGCAGGTGCTTGGCGTAGAACGCCTGCTGCACCGGGTCGCCGCCGCCGAGCATGCCCACGTAGGCCGCCAGCACGCCGCCGGCGATGTGGGCCATGCCGCCGATCATCATGGTCAGCAGCTCGGACTGGGTCATCTTGGCGATGTACGGGCGCACGGTCAGCGGCGCCTCGGTCTGGCCGATGAAGACGCTGGCGCAGACGCTGGTGGTTTCCGCGCCGGACACGCGCATCACCTTGGTGATTGCCCACGCCATCACGCGCACGATCGCCTGCATGATGTTCAGGTGGTACATCACGCCCATCAGCGCCGAGAAGAAGATGATGGTCGGCAGCACCTGGAAGGCGAAGATGAAGCCGTAGTTCTTGGTGTCCATCAACGAGCCGAAGATGAAACCCGAGCCTTCGTTGACGAAGCTCAGCACCTTGACGAAGCCGTGGCCCAGCGCATCGAACACGTCGCGCCCGCCCGGCACCAGGATCACCAGCGCCGCGAAGGCGATCTGCAGGGTGATACCGGTGGCAACCAGCTTCCAGTCAACCGCGCGCTTGTTGTTGGAAAACAACCAGGTGATGCCGATCAGCACCGCCAACCCGAACAGGCCGAAGCCGATCCTGCCCAAACCTTCGACCATGTGAGTGACTCCCCTGGGGCGTCGCGAAAAACGGGAAGCCTAGTGCAGGGCCGGGGCCGGGGCAAGGAAAAGCAACGTGCAGGCGTCCATCGGTACCGATCAGGCCAGCAACGGCAAGGGGTTGCGGCCGGCAGCGGCAGGTAGAATGAGGCTCGATCCCGGCCCGGATGCGGGCCCGCAGCAGGAGATTTGCATGCAATACCGTCGCCTGGGCTCCACCGGCCTGCCGATTTCCGCCCTGTCCTTCGGTGCCTGGGTGACCTTCGGTGACCAGATTCCACGCGACGAGGCGCGCAACCTGGTGGCGGCTGCCTGGGACCAGGGTGTCAACTTCTTCGACAACGCCGAGGGCTACGCCAACGGCCGCGCCGAACAGGTGATGGGTGACGTGATCAGCGACCTGCGGCTGCCGCGCGACGGTTTCTGCGTGTCCAGCAAGGTGTTCTTTGGCAGCGCCAAGGACCCGCGGCCGACCCAGCGCGGCCTGTCGCGCAAGCATGTGACCGATGCCTGCCATGCCGCGCTCAAGCGCCTGCGGGTGGAGTACCTGGACCTTTATTACTGCCACCGCCCGGATCCGGACGCCCCGATCGCCGAGACCGTGCACGCCATGGACACGCTGGTGCGGCAGGGCAAGATCCTCTACTGGGGCACCTCGGAGTGGTCGGCCGCGCAGATCCAGCAGGCGCTGGACATCGCCGAGGCGCACAACCTGCAGGGACCGTCGATGGAGCAGCCGCAGTACAACCTGCTGCACCGCGAGCGGGTAGAGCTGGAGTACGCACCGCTGTATGCGCGTGCCGGCCTGGGGACCACCATCTTCTCGCCGCTGGCCTCGGGCCTGTTGACCGGCAAGTACGACCAGGGCATCCCGGCCGATGCGCGGCTGGGCCGCCCGGGCATGGAGTGGTTGCAGGACATGGTGCTGGGGGCGGACGCCAAGGCCCGGCTGGGCCAGGTGCGCCGCTTCAGCGAGGTGGCGCGTGCGCTGGGCCAGTCCCCGGCCACCCTGGCCATTGCCTGGTGCCTGCGCAACCCGAACGTCTCCAGCGTGATCCTCGGCGCCAGCCGGGTCAGCCAGCTGCTGCAGAACCTGCAGGCGCTGGAGGTGCTGGAGCAGGTCGATGCCGCCGGCTGGGCCCAGGTCGAAGCCGTCTTCGCCTGACTGCCCTTTGTAGAGTCGAGCCATGCTCGACTCCGGCCCTGGGAGAGCAGTCGAGCAGGGCTCGACTCTACAAAAGCGCCACGCCATTTTGATTGATAGAAGCTATCGAATTTCCGGATTCGATCATTAATCTCATCAATCAAATTGAGAATGGTTGTTGATTGTCAACTGAGAATCATTATCATTTAACTCGTCCCTCGCACGAGTCCAGATGCTCATGAATGCTCAACCTGTACTGCTGCGCCCCGAAACGCTGACCCTCCGCGATCGTCCGGTCCGCGTCGTTCCGCCGGAAGAGGTCATCGACAGCGAAGCCCTGCTCAAGGGCCGTCGTGAAATCCTGATCCAGCACGGCGACCGCTTCTATCGCCTGCGGCACACCAGCAACGACAAGCTGATCCTGACCAAGTAACCGCGGCCTGGTCGCCCGCCTCCCTCCCTCCTGCCGGCAACGCCGACAGGGTGGGCGACCCGTCCGCGCCCGCTCTCTCCCCCTCGGTCTATCGCGCG from the Stenotrophomonas maltophilia genome contains:
- a CDS encoding NupC/NupG family nucleoside CNT transporter, producing the protein MVEGLGRIGFGLFGLAVLIGITWLFSNNKRAVDWKLVATGITLQIAFAALVILVPGGRDVFDALGHGFVKVLSFVNEGSGFIFGSLMDTKNYGFIFAFQVLPTIIFFSALMGVMYHLNIMQAIVRVMAWAITKVMRVSGAETTSVCASVFIGQTEAPLTVRPYIAKMTQSELLTMMIGGMAHIAGGVLAAYVGMLGGGDPVQQAFYAKHLLAASIMAAPATLVVAKLLIPETGTPLTRGTVKMEVEKTSSNIIDAAAAGAGDGLKLALNIGAMLLAFIALIALLNAPLTWLGDVTGLAAAIGKPTNLSTIFGYVLAPIAWVIGTPWADATTVGSLIGQKVVINEFVAYTELSQIVNGQVAGVSLSDEGRLIATYALCGFANFSSIAIQIGGIGGLAPERRHDLAKFGLRAVLGGTIATFMTATIAGVLTHFS
- a CDS encoding ribokinase, which produces MSSSVVVVGSFNVDHVWRCESLPAPGATIAGRYSTGPGGKGFNQAVAACRAGADTHFVCALGDDAGGATARELAAHDGFGLIAEASSEPTGTAGIYVDARGRNTIVIGPGANAALSTDFLHQQQALLTGAKVVLVQLESPVPTIEAALATAREAGVTTVLNTAPADAPSTIGLLKLADVITPNETEFAALLGRHVGERVDANDVAALDGASLHALCRKLVGNGTVVVTLGSVGVFVSHAEENLRGDTQPYYRVGAEQVQAIDTTGAGDAFNGALAASLAQVADAPFARHVRFANQFAGRSTEKEGAAAAMPRFTPADAEVK
- the hemP gene encoding hemin uptake protein HemP; protein product: MNAQPVLLRPETLTLRDRPVRVVPPEEVIDSEALLKGRREILIQHGDRFYRLRHTSNDKLILTK
- a CDS encoding aldo/keto reductase → MQYRRLGSTGLPISALSFGAWVTFGDQIPRDEARNLVAAAWDQGVNFFDNAEGYANGRAEQVMGDVISDLRLPRDGFCVSSKVFFGSAKDPRPTQRGLSRKHVTDACHAALKRLRVEYLDLYYCHRPDPDAPIAETVHAMDTLVRQGKILYWGTSEWSAAQIQQALDIAEAHNLQGPSMEQPQYNLLHRERVELEYAPLYARAGLGTTIFSPLASGLLTGKYDQGIPADARLGRPGMEWLQDMVLGADAKARLGQVRRFSEVARALGQSPATLAIAWCLRNPNVSSVILGASRVSQLLQNLQALEVLEQVDAAGWAQVEAVFA